One genomic segment of Paraburkholderia phymatum STM815 includes these proteins:
- a CDS encoding class I SAM-dependent methyltransferase: MTTSNDTGFTGSIPDIYERYLVPMLFEPYARDLGSRLGAIEVSRVLEIAAGTGVVTRAMADVLPPQVELIATDLNQAMLDRAAQSGTSRTVTWQQADAMQLPFDDGSFDLIVCQFGAMFFPDRPHGFSEARRVLRRGGVLLFNVWDRIEENTVTETVSAALDTLFPTDPPRFMQRVPHGYSDTNAIARDLADAGFGAPPRIETIAKRGCAESAAVAALAFCQGTPLRGEIEARQRATLDEATSVCAAAIRKRFGNSAIAGKLQAHVVTAQR; encoded by the coding sequence ATGACCACATCCAACGACACAGGCTTTACCGGCTCGATACCCGACATCTACGAGCGTTACCTCGTGCCCATGCTGTTCGAACCGTATGCGCGCGATCTCGGCAGCCGCCTCGGGGCGATCGAGGTGTCGCGCGTGCTGGAGATCGCGGCAGGCACGGGCGTCGTCACGCGGGCGATGGCGGACGTTCTGCCGCCGCAGGTCGAACTGATCGCGACCGATCTCAACCAGGCGATGCTCGACCGCGCCGCGCAGTCCGGTACGAGCAGGACGGTGACATGGCAGCAGGCCGACGCGATGCAACTCCCATTCGACGATGGCAGCTTCGATCTCATCGTCTGCCAGTTCGGCGCGATGTTCTTCCCCGACCGGCCGCACGGCTTTTCCGAAGCGCGGCGTGTGCTGCGAAGGGGCGGCGTGCTGCTGTTCAACGTCTGGGACCGGATTGAGGAGAACACGGTGACCGAAACGGTCTCGGCCGCGCTCGACACGCTGTTCCCTACGGATCCGCCGCGCTTCATGCAGCGCGTGCCGCACGGATATAGCGACACGAACGCTATCGCGCGCGATCTCGCGGACGCCGGCTTTGGCGCGCCGCCGCGCATCGAGACGATCGCGAAACGCGGCTGCGCCGAATCGGCAGCGGTCGCGGCGTTGGCGTTCTGCCAGGGGACGCCGCTGCGCGGCGAAATCGAGGCCCGCCAGCGCGCGACGCTCGACGAGGCGACATCGGTGTGCGCGGCGGCGATCCGCAAGCGCTTCGGGAATAGCGCAATCGCCGGGAAACTTCAAGCGCACGTCGTCACCGCACAACGTTAA
- a CDS encoding ATP-binding protein has product MNDRRERASRSIAVRLTWWIACVIVALSIAACVMSFLAASVEANKLQDGHLREIGALIDNGEIDLKRSAAVWHDSEDADVRLVITRLDKPSTESDGFLPVSLLSALPDGMHDVEVRNENWRVSVRKLANGERISVAERSDVRDEIASDGALRTLLPMLALTPVLIAVVIVLVRRMLLPLRRLAQVVDQQDDATLDVLSEQDIPKELLPFVTSINRLIGRLKDAMSQQRRFIADAAHELRSPLAALSLQAEHLGAADNPHVARERLIRFQAALRRTVRLVEQLLALARSQHGSTMEPSVVSLRQLASDAVVNAVDMAQSKQVDLGLEKVDDIEVIADVPALAVVLRNLVDNAVRYTPEGGRVDVSVTRHGGDLLIEVTDTGPGIPDDQLLRVLEPFYRMPGTVAAGSGLGLSIVSEIARRSGGQLLLENVDGGLRACYRHPLRK; this is encoded by the coding sequence ATGAATGATCGGAGGGAACGCGCTTCGCGGTCCATTGCGGTGCGATTGACGTGGTGGATCGCGTGCGTGATCGTGGCGCTGAGCATCGCTGCCTGCGTGATGTCGTTCCTCGCTGCCTCTGTCGAGGCAAACAAGCTGCAGGACGGTCACCTTCGCGAGATCGGCGCGCTGATCGATAACGGGGAAATTGATCTGAAGCGGTCGGCCGCAGTGTGGCACGACAGTGAAGATGCGGATGTGAGACTCGTCATTACGCGGCTTGACAAGCCCTCGACGGAATCGGACGGGTTTCTTCCTGTTTCCTTGCTGTCGGCGCTTCCGGACGGCATGCATGACGTCGAGGTCAGGAACGAGAACTGGCGCGTCAGCGTGCGCAAGTTGGCGAATGGCGAGCGCATCTCGGTCGCGGAACGTTCGGATGTCCGCGACGAAATCGCGAGCGACGGCGCATTGAGAACACTGCTTCCGATGCTCGCCCTCACGCCTGTTCTGATTGCCGTGGTGATCGTGCTGGTGCGCCGGATGCTGTTGCCGCTTCGCCGTCTCGCGCAGGTCGTGGATCAGCAGGACGATGCCACGCTCGACGTGCTGTCCGAGCAGGACATCCCCAAAGAGCTGCTGCCGTTCGTGACGTCGATCAACCGGCTCATCGGCCGGCTCAAGGACGCCATGTCGCAGCAGCGAAGATTTATCGCGGATGCCGCGCACGAACTGCGGTCGCCGCTCGCGGCGCTATCTCTGCAGGCCGAGCATCTGGGGGCCGCGGACAATCCTCATGTGGCGCGGGAACGGCTCATCAGGTTTCAGGCAGCGTTGCGGCGCACCGTACGGCTCGTCGAACAGCTGCTCGCACTTGCACGTTCACAGCATGGATCCACGATGGAGCCGTCGGTCGTTTCCCTTCGGCAGCTGGCCAGCGATGCCGTCGTCAATGCTGTCGACATGGCGCAGAGCAAGCAGGTGGATCTCGGGCTCGAGAAGGTCGACGATATCGAAGTGATCGCCGATGTTCCGGCGCTTGCCGTCGTATTGCGAAATCTCGTCGACAACGCGGTTCGCTACACGCCGGAGGGCGGCAGGGTCGATGTATCGGTCACGCGCCACGGAGGGGATCTGCTCATCGAAGTGACGGACACGGGACCGGGCATCCCCGACGATCAGCTATTGCGCGTACTCGAACCGTTCTACCGGATGCCGGGCACCGTCGCAGCGGGCAGCGGGCTCGGCCTTTCGATCGTGTCGGAAATCGCGCGGCGCAGTGGCGGTCAGCTTCTGCTGGAAAATGTCGACGGCGGATTGCGCGCCTGCTATCGGCATCCATTGCGAAAGTGA
- a CDS encoding LysR family transcriptional regulator, protein MLRELKTLIAVAQEGTFAAAGSRIGLTQAAVSAQMQRLEAEFGFALFDREGRTARLNATGQQVLVQAQEVVRLYHNLSTMAADPAANVRVNIGAIASVQRSWLPDALARFHAECAACRTRVIPGVSMELLNLVDAGELDIAAIIRPPFSFQSDLRWTALAQEPFRLIAPRSVKGKDWAALLSDQPFIRYDRASFGGRQVDRFLRRMHFTVREVCELDELEAIVRLVENGVGVAIVPQTATYRRWPARVRAVDLGHHTFHRDVGLVHRAPQHLSEPVKVLLELIEAQARKKPSARDRLGQ, encoded by the coding sequence ATGCTCCGTGAGCTGAAGACGCTGATCGCGGTGGCGCAGGAAGGCACGTTCGCGGCGGCCGGCAGCAGAATCGGCCTGACGCAAGCGGCTGTCAGCGCGCAGATGCAACGGCTCGAGGCCGAGTTCGGCTTTGCGCTGTTTGACCGCGAGGGGCGCACCGCACGCCTCAATGCGACGGGCCAGCAGGTGCTGGTGCAGGCGCAGGAAGTGGTCCGGCTTTATCACAACCTGAGTACGATGGCGGCGGACCCGGCGGCCAACGTGCGCGTGAATATCGGTGCGATCGCGTCGGTGCAGCGTTCATGGCTGCCCGATGCGTTGGCCCGGTTTCATGCTGAATGTGCCGCATGCAGGACGCGGGTGATTCCAGGCGTGTCGATGGAATTGCTGAATCTGGTGGATGCGGGCGAACTCGATATCGCGGCCATCATCCGCCCGCCGTTTTCGTTTCAAAGCGATTTGCGCTGGACGGCGCTCGCGCAAGAACCGTTCAGGCTGATCGCGCCGCGCAGCGTGAAGGGCAAGGACTGGGCTGCGTTGCTGTCGGACCAGCCGTTCATTCGTTATGATCGCGCGTCGTTCGGCGGTCGTCAGGTAGATCGCTTCCTGCGCCGGATGCACTTCACCGTGCGCGAAGTGTGCGAACTCGACGAACTCGAAGCGATCGTCAGGCTCGTCGAGAACGGCGTCGGCGTGGCAATCGTTCCGCAAACAGCAACGTATCGGCGCTGGCCCGCGAGGGTGCGCGCCGTCGACCTTGGGCATCACACGTTTCATCGCGACGTCGGGCTCGTGCATCGCGCGCCGCAGCATCTGAGCGAACCCGTGAAAGTGTTGCTGGAACTCATCGAAGCGCAGGCGCGCAAGAAGCCGTCCGCTCGGGATCGCCTGGGGCAGTAA
- a CDS encoding VOC family protein, whose translation MSLSPFHLAIPVYDLPGARDFYGRVFGLEEGRSSQQWVDFNFFGHQLVIHEHPKTASQESVHSNAVDGHDVPVPHFGIVLEWDQWEALAARLRSFGTKFVIEPYIRFQGQVGEQATMFLFDPCGNALEFKAFKDIGQLFAK comes from the coding sequence GTGAGCCTTTCGCCTTTTCATCTGGCCATCCCCGTCTACGATCTTCCCGGTGCCCGCGACTTCTACGGACGCGTCTTCGGGCTGGAAGAAGGCCGCTCCAGCCAGCAGTGGGTCGATTTCAATTTCTTCGGTCATCAACTGGTGATCCACGAGCATCCGAAGACAGCATCGCAAGAGAGCGTGCACAGCAATGCCGTCGACGGTCACGACGTGCCCGTGCCGCACTTCGGCATCGTGCTCGAGTGGGATCAGTGGGAAGCGCTCGCGGCGCGGCTCAGGTCGTTCGGAACGAAGTTCGTGATCGAGCCGTACATCCGCTTTCAGGGGCAGGTCGGCGAACAGGCCACGATGTTCCTCTTCGATCCGTGCGGCAATGCGCTCGAGTTCAAGGCGTTCAAGGATATCGGCCAGCTGTTTGCGAAGTGA
- a CDS encoding DNA-binding protein, protein MSTDADTTMIDEQVTAIADRMTEEGHLVSPVTIWAEVRSGSIVAVAAALQRWRDARKPQIPQTQAQKAMPGEFAETLMEVARRIWTASQDDAQRLLNEGLGAASQQVDVFRKERDEALAAYQKTDEEVETGRERLDGLRNDLRTLQDTASHSKAELAAATARAETAEASVEDLAQRASAAEAKLAAIQTSLEDQHRANEWLAATVSSKNDEIARISRERDDARRQIATLDEACQAKSDEAERLSREVSEAVSRADAATAQATERAARLASVETDLSDTRNALATEREAALEHAAEVSAQRVELERIRRELDESRVQLSAMTEAQTLAAVELEQAKQAESAANERADAEGQRAAQLEQSLTVEREATAAQRDELLRVTRELDEARTQVNALTEAQTAAGAELARMSHDASAAKERADAAERRAAQLEQSLSVEREATAAQGDELQRVTRELDEARSKLSGLADAQTAAMAELARVTQDASAAKERADAAEQRAAQLEQGLAAERQATAAQSDERQRVARELEEARAKIDALTGEHAAASAEVAQLGQEALAAKEQVAALEQSLAAAREATVVRTDELQRVTQQLDDARTQIDTLTESQAAASAELARIKQDVSAATERAHAAEQRVVELEQTLAAERESAATRSNEAAAQANELQRVMRELADAGQQIATLTNAQAVAAAELARVTQEASSAAGRAEAAAQQVTQLERSLEAEREAATARDAEASTQSNELQHVARQLEEARHQLDTLTQRVEAERDAATARHNESAAQLEEARKQCSALSDAQTDANAELARLTRDASAAKERADAAERQAAEQERMLAAEREAALAHGTEASAQREELQRVRQELDEARKQISAMSESQTASSAELARATQDAFAAKQRADAAEQRAAELAQSLADRPHVQAAAKDGEQPGGTDIAEEIASLQRQLAAQSKAHTKAYNELRANADQWVTYAKDIKQRLDQANEKILFIDARSTGEVALLRRLSFELERLKPDHELVFREAQKKLIGAAMAQQLAQKGYSYDPATAVMSKVEG, encoded by the coding sequence ATGTCCACAGACGCAGACACCACCATGATTGACGAGCAGGTCACAGCCATTGCCGACCGCATGACGGAAGAAGGCCATCTGGTTTCCCCCGTGACGATATGGGCGGAGGTCCGCAGCGGCTCCATCGTTGCCGTTGCCGCCGCCTTGCAGCGCTGGCGCGACGCGCGCAAGCCGCAAATCCCGCAGACGCAGGCCCAGAAAGCCATGCCGGGCGAATTCGCGGAAACCTTGATGGAGGTGGCGCGCCGGATCTGGACCGCCTCCCAGGACGATGCGCAGCGGCTCCTCAACGAAGGTCTGGGCGCGGCGAGCCAGCAGGTCGACGTGTTCCGCAAGGAGCGCGACGAAGCGCTCGCCGCCTATCAGAAGACGGACGAAGAAGTCGAAACGGGGCGTGAACGGCTGGACGGCCTGCGCAACGACCTGCGCACCCTGCAGGACACCGCCAGTCATTCGAAGGCCGAGCTTGCGGCGGCGACCGCCCGTGCAGAGACGGCTGAGGCCAGTGTCGAGGATCTTGCCCAGCGCGCATCGGCGGCCGAGGCAAAACTGGCCGCCATTCAGACGTCGCTGGAGGATCAGCACCGGGCCAACGAGTGGCTCGCCGCAACGGTGTCGAGCAAGAATGACGAGATCGCGCGGATCAGCCGGGAGCGCGATGATGCGCGCCGGCAGATCGCCACGCTCGATGAAGCGTGTCAGGCGAAATCCGACGAAGCGGAGCGCCTGTCGCGGGAGGTCAGCGAGGCCGTGTCGCGGGCCGACGCCGCGACCGCTCAGGCGACCGAGAGGGCTGCACGCCTTGCGTCCGTCGAAACGGACCTGAGCGACACACGCAACGCACTTGCCACCGAGCGCGAGGCGGCCCTCGAGCATGCCGCCGAAGTTTCCGCGCAGCGTGTCGAACTGGAGCGTATCCGGCGCGAGCTGGACGAATCGCGCGTGCAGCTCAGCGCGATGACGGAGGCGCAGACGCTGGCCGCCGTCGAGCTGGAGCAGGCGAAGCAGGCCGAATCGGCTGCGAACGAGCGTGCGGATGCCGAAGGGCAGCGTGCCGCGCAACTTGAACAGAGCCTGACGGTCGAGCGTGAGGCCACGGCGGCGCAGCGCGACGAACTGCTGCGCGTGACGCGTGAACTGGACGAAGCGCGGACTCAGGTGAATGCGCTGACGGAGGCGCAGACGGCAGCGGGCGCCGAACTGGCGCGCATGTCGCACGATGCATCGGCGGCGAAGGAAAGGGCGGATGCCGCGGAGCGGCGCGCGGCGCAACTGGAGCAAAGCCTGTCGGTGGAGCGCGAGGCGACGGCGGCACAGGGCGACGAGCTTCAGCGAGTCACGCGCGAACTGGACGAAGCACGTTCTAAGCTCAGCGGGCTAGCGGACGCGCAAACGGCCGCGATGGCCGAACTGGCGCGCGTCACGCAAGACGCATCGGCGGCGAAAGAAAGGGCGGATGCGGCAGAGCAGCGCGCGGCGCAACTGGAACAGGGTCTCGCTGCCGAACGTCAGGCGACAGCGGCGCAGAGCGACGAGCGCCAGCGTGTCGCACGCGAGCTGGAAGAAGCGCGCGCAAAGATAGACGCGTTGACGGGCGAGCACGCGGCCGCGAGCGCCGAAGTGGCGCAACTGGGCCAGGAAGCATTGGCCGCGAAGGAACAGGTTGCGGCACTGGAGCAGAGCCTCGCCGCCGCACGGGAAGCGACGGTCGTGCGCACTGACGAGTTGCAGCGCGTGACGCAGCAACTCGACGACGCGCGGACTCAGATCGACACACTCACCGAATCGCAAGCGGCGGCCAGCGCCGAACTCGCACGCATCAAGCAGGATGTCAGCGCCGCGACAGAGCGGGCCCATGCAGCGGAACAGCGCGTCGTCGAACTCGAGCAAACCCTTGCAGCCGAGCGCGAGAGCGCTGCAACGCGCAGCAATGAAGCGGCGGCTCAAGCCAATGAACTGCAACGTGTGATGCGTGAGCTAGCGGATGCGGGCCAGCAGATCGCCACGCTGACCAATGCACAAGCGGTAGCAGCAGCGGAACTCGCGAGGGTGACGCAAGAGGCATCGTCGGCAGCAGGCCGCGCGGAAGCCGCCGCGCAGCAGGTCACGCAACTCGAGCGAAGCCTCGAGGCCGAACGCGAAGCCGCGACGGCGCGCGACGCCGAAGCGTCGACGCAATCGAACGAACTGCAACACGTCGCGCGGCAGCTCGAAGAAGCCCGCCATCAGCTCGATACGCTGACGCAAAGGGTGGAGGCAGAACGCGACGCCGCGACGGCCCGTCACAATGAATCGGCGGCGCAACTAGAAGAGGCGCGCAAGCAATGCAGCGCACTGTCCGACGCGCAAACGGACGCCAATGCCGAACTGGCGCGGCTGACGCGAGACGCATCCGCCGCGAAGGAAAGAGCGGACGCAGCCGAACGGCAAGCCGCCGAGCAAGAACGAATGCTCGCGGCGGAACGCGAGGCAGCGTTGGCGCACGGCACGGAAGCCTCTGCACAACGAGAAGAGCTGCAACGCGTCAGACAGGAACTCGACGAAGCGCGCAAGCAGATCAGCGCAATGAGCGAGTCGCAAACGGCGTCCAGCGCCGAACTGGCGCGGGCCACGCAAGACGCGTTCGCCGCAAAGCAGCGCGCCGATGCTGCGGAACAGCGCGCAGCCGAACTCGCGCAAAGCCTCGCCGACCGGCCGCATGTACAGGCCGCAGCGAAAGATGGCGAACAGCCGGGCGGAACCGACATCGCGGAAGAAATCGCGTCGTTGCAACGCCAGCTTGCCGCGCAGTCGAAAGCGCACACGAAGGCCTACAACGAACTTCGCGCGAATGCCGACCAGTGGGTGACGTACGCGAAGGACATCAAGCAGCGGCTCGATCAGGCGAACGAAAAGATTCTTTTCATCGACGCGCGCAGCACGGGCGAAGTCGCGCTGCTGCGCCGGCTCTCGTTCGAACTGGAGCGGCTCAAGCCCGATCACGAACTGGTGTTCCGCGAAGCGCAGAAGAAGCTGATCGGCGCGGCCATGGCGCAGCAACTCGCGCAGAAAGGCTATTCGTACGATCCCGCGACGGCGGTCATGTCGAAGGTGGAGGGCTGA
- a CDS encoding bifunctional salicylyl-CoA 5-hydroxylase/oxidoreductase, giving the protein MRIVCIGGGPAGLYFGLLIKRRHPAHEVIVVERNRPYDTFGWGVVFSDQTLGNLRAADPRSADMILEAFNHWDDIEINFRGAKVRSSGHGFCGIGRKRLLNILQQRCEELGVKLVFETQVTNDDDYDADLIVASDGLNSAIRQKYAATYRPDIDMRDCRFVWLGTKKRFDAFTFAFEKTEWGWFQAHAYRFDDETSTFIVETPERVWRAAGLDEMSKEDSIAFCERLFAKYLDGNPLMSNASHLRGSSQWIRFPRVVNREWVHWKTRDGGKRVPVVLMGDAAHTAHFSIGSGTKLALEDAIELANSMDAHPHDLAAALAHYTDVRSVDVLRIQNAARNSTEWFEHVDRYASFEPEQFAYSLLTRSQRISHENLRERDAAYVASFEDWLSVRAGIEREPHKHSIPPMFTPFTLRGVTLKNRVVVSPMAQYSAVDGIAGDYHLMHLGARAMGGAALVMTEMTCVSPEARITPGCPGMYAPEHLAAWRRIVQFVHTQSDAKIGMQLGHAGAKASTRVSWEGIDQPLPDGNWPLLSASPQQYLRGVSQWSHEATHAELREIEAQFVRATEMATEAGFDWLELHCAHGYFLSSFLSPLTNHRADEYGGPLVNRLRYPLEVFAAMRKVWPQDKPMSVRISAHDWVDGGTTPDDAVEIARAFKAAGADMIDVSSGQVSKEEKPVFGRMFQTPFADRIRNEAGIATIAVGAISEADHVNSIIAAGRADLCAVARPHLANPSWTLNEAAKIGYFDVNWPKQYAAAKSQLERNYERERAQAAENARLSPFERAQRAEGTV; this is encoded by the coding sequence ATGCGCATCGTCTGTATCGGCGGGGGGCCGGCCGGCCTGTATTTCGGCTTGTTGATAAAGCGCCGGCATCCGGCGCACGAAGTGATCGTCGTCGAGCGCAACCGGCCCTACGACACGTTCGGCTGGGGCGTCGTGTTCTCCGATCAGACGTTAGGCAATCTGCGCGCCGCCGACCCGAGGAGCGCGGACATGATCCTCGAAGCGTTCAATCACTGGGACGACATCGAAATCAACTTTCGCGGCGCGAAGGTGCGTTCGTCGGGACACGGCTTCTGCGGCATCGGCCGCAAGCGCCTGCTGAACATCCTGCAGCAGCGCTGCGAAGAACTCGGCGTGAAACTCGTGTTCGAAACCCAGGTCACGAACGACGACGACTACGACGCCGACCTCATCGTCGCCAGCGACGGTCTGAACAGCGCGATCCGCCAGAAGTACGCTGCAACGTATCGGCCCGATATCGACATGCGCGACTGTCGCTTCGTCTGGCTCGGCACGAAGAAACGCTTCGACGCCTTCACCTTCGCGTTCGAAAAGACCGAATGGGGCTGGTTTCAGGCGCACGCCTACCGTTTCGACGACGAGACGTCGACCTTCATCGTCGAAACGCCTGAGCGCGTGTGGCGCGCCGCCGGACTCGACGAAATGAGCAAGGAAGACAGCATCGCGTTTTGCGAACGGCTCTTTGCGAAGTATCTCGACGGCAATCCGCTCATGTCAAACGCGAGTCATCTGCGCGGCTCATCGCAATGGATCCGCTTTCCGCGCGTGGTCAATCGCGAATGGGTGCACTGGAAAACGCGCGACGGCGGCAAGCGTGTACCCGTCGTGCTGATGGGCGATGCTGCGCACACCGCACATTTCTCGATCGGCTCCGGCACTAAGCTCGCGCTCGAAGACGCGATCGAACTCGCGAACAGCATGGACGCGCATCCGCATGATCTCGCCGCCGCGCTTGCTCACTACACCGACGTGCGCAGCGTCGACGTGCTGCGCATCCAGAACGCCGCGCGCAATTCGACGGAATGGTTCGAGCATGTCGATCGCTATGCATCGTTCGAGCCCGAGCAGTTCGCCTATTCGCTGCTGACGCGCTCGCAGCGCATCTCGCACGAAAACCTCCGCGAGCGCGATGCCGCTTATGTCGCTTCGTTCGAAGACTGGCTTTCAGTGCGCGCGGGCATCGAACGTGAGCCGCACAAGCATTCCATTCCGCCGATGTTCACGCCGTTCACGCTGCGCGGCGTGACGTTGAAAAATCGCGTCGTCGTGTCGCCGATGGCGCAGTATTCCGCCGTCGACGGCATTGCGGGCGACTATCACCTGATGCATCTCGGTGCACGCGCAATGGGCGGCGCCGCGCTGGTAATGACGGAGATGACCTGCGTGTCGCCCGAAGCGCGCATCACGCCGGGATGCCCCGGCATGTATGCGCCCGAGCATCTCGCCGCGTGGCGCCGCATCGTGCAGTTCGTGCATACGCAAAGCGACGCGAAGATCGGCATGCAGCTTGGGCACGCGGGCGCAAAAGCGTCGACGCGCGTGAGTTGGGAAGGCATCGATCAGCCGCTGCCCGACGGCAACTGGCCTCTCTTATCGGCCTCGCCGCAGCAATATCTGCGCGGAGTGAGCCAATGGTCGCACGAAGCCACGCACGCCGAACTGCGCGAGATCGAAGCGCAATTCGTCCGCGCAACGGAAATGGCCACCGAAGCAGGCTTCGACTGGCTCGAATTGCACTGTGCACACGGCTACTTTCTGTCGAGTTTCCTGTCGCCGCTCACCAATCATCGCGCCGACGAATACGGCGGCCCGCTCGTCAACCGCCTGCGTTATCCGCTCGAAGTGTTTGCCGCCATGCGCAAGGTTTGGCCGCAGGACAAGCCGATGTCCGTGCGCATCTCCGCTCACGACTGGGTCGATGGTGGCACCACGCCGGACGATGCCGTCGAAATCGCGCGCGCCTTCAAGGCGGCGGGCGCCGACATGATCGACGTGTCGTCGGGACAGGTCAGCAAGGAAGAAAAGCCCGTGTTCGGCCGCATGTTCCAGACGCCGTTCGCGGATCGCATCCGCAATGAAGCAGGTATCGCGACGATCGCGGTCGGCGCGATCTCCGAAGCGGATCACGTGAACAGCATCATCGCGGCCGGACGGGCCGATCTGTGCGCGGTCGCGCGCCCGCATCTGGCCAATCCATCGTGGACGCTGAACGAGGCCGCGAAGATCGGCTACTTCGATGTGAACTGGCCGAAGCAGTACGCGGCCGCGAAGTCGCAACTCGAACGCAATTACGAACGCGAGCGCGCGCAGGCCGCCGAAAACGCGCGCCTGTCGCCGTTCGAACGCGCGCAGCGCGCGGAGGGGACCGTTTGA
- a CDS encoding SDR family NAD(P)-dependent oxidoreductase: MNTTLAGKHAVVTGGGSGIGAATAKALLLAGARVTLMGRDAQRLEAQRDTLSAYGGVVACISADVGDESAVNKAFSAAATVAGAVDVLVNNAGQAQAAPFAQTELSLWQRMLDVNLTGVFLCTRAVLPSMLQRGYGRIVNVASTAGQIGYAYVAAYCAAKHGVIGLTRSLALEVATKGITVNAVCPGYTETELLRASLEQITAKTARSEQEARDVLVRHNPQRRFVAPDEVANAVLWLCMPGSESITGQSISVSGGEVT, encoded by the coding sequence ATGAACACCACGCTTGCAGGCAAGCACGCCGTCGTGACAGGCGGCGGCAGCGGCATCGGCGCGGCGACGGCGAAAGCGCTCCTGCTCGCCGGAGCACGGGTCACGCTGATGGGCCGCGACGCGCAACGTCTCGAAGCACAACGCGACACATTGAGTGCCTATGGCGGGGTCGTGGCGTGCATCAGTGCCGACGTCGGCGACGAAAGCGCTGTCAACAAGGCATTTTCTGCAGCGGCGACGGTCGCGGGCGCTGTCGATGTGCTCGTCAACAATGCCGGCCAGGCGCAAGCTGCGCCGTTCGCGCAAACCGAACTGTCACTCTGGCAGCGCATGCTCGACGTCAATCTGACGGGCGTGTTTCTCTGCACGCGCGCCGTATTGCCGTCGATGCTTCAACGCGGCTATGGACGCATCGTCAACGTCGCGAGCACGGCGGGACAGATCGGCTACGCGTATGTCGCCGCTTATTGCGCCGCCAAGCACGGCGTGATCGGACTCACACGCTCGCTCGCGCTGGAAGTCGCGACGAAGGGCATCACGGTCAATGCCGTCTGCCCCGGCTATACGGAAACGGAACTGCTGCGCGCATCGCTCGAGCAGATCACAGCAAAGACCGCGCGCAGCGAGCAGGAAGCGCGTGACGTTCTCGTGCGCCACAATCCGCAGCGCCGTTTCGTCGCGCCCGACGAGGTCGCGAATGCGGTGCTGTGGTTATGCATGCCCGGTTCCGAATCCATCACAGGTCAATCGATATCCGTTTCAGGCGGAGAAGTCACATGA
- a CDS encoding MarR family winged helix-turn-helix transcriptional regulator has protein sequence MSNAAKKKPADSAETKPARKGVEKPAENVVDMEMSTGADSHMGLRLWLRMLTTTNLVQAELRKRLRNEFDTTLPRFDLMAQLERHPEGLKMTELSRRLMVTGGNITGITDQLEKEGLVARDTDPNDRRSTSVRLTPEGRALFDRMAVAHEQWVVEMFGGLDLDEKSRTHQKLGKLKQHLLNTIKS, from the coding sequence ATGAGCAATGCTGCAAAAAAGAAACCTGCCGATTCAGCCGAAACCAAACCGGCGCGCAAGGGTGTAGAGAAACCCGCGGAGAACGTGGTGGACATGGAAATGAGCACGGGTGCGGACAGCCATATGGGCTTGCGCCTCTGGCTGCGCATGCTGACCACGACGAATCTCGTGCAGGCCGAACTGCGCAAACGTCTGCGCAACGAGTTCGACACGACGCTGCCGCGCTTCGATCTGATGGCGCAGCTGGAGCGTCATCCCGAAGGACTGAAGATGACGGAGCTGTCGCGCCGTCTGATGGTGACGGGCGGCAACATCACCGGCATTACCGATCAACTGGAAAAAGAAGGGCTCGTCGCGCGGGACACCGATCCGAACGATCGCCGTTCGACCAGCGTGCGGCTCACGCCCGAAGGCCGCGCGCTGTTCGACCGGATGGCCGTCGCGCATGAGCAATGGGTCGTCGAAATGTTCGGCGGCCTCGATCTCGACGAGAAATCGCGCACGCATCAGAAGCTCGGCAAGCTCAAGCAGCATCTGCTGAACACGATCAAAAGCTAA